The following are from one region of the Nitrospirota bacterium genome:
- a CDS encoding VCBS repeat-containing protein, whose amino-acid sequence MGLTLLLALAGTPACSGEGHGGQLPSLVLLTPRVRNGQEIKVQVRSFVEGAEVTIDASALDSEFGPTRKTEVRTREDGVYEAAYVVAAENRNVDGAYAVRVRVRMPEGDFAASEEFTVKLENGATHGWVVSFEATAGEAAGPDGYRSVGRLVVAAREDGVLRALAIRSRPVAGPQAGGGAVKSERMRGEWRLASGVAGSEVLDFTPGATADGQPKWDVALGGEGLPVEKGMHRWSLLLRRACGEAGEAPALEMSAEDVMVVNGVGQVIEVQGVPVTIRIEEAVSLVERWSLSLAAFEAFPRVLGAADLESSEWGDELLVFGGHGGRRISRIELDASAGAREAGRWESIKGRRLVSAATANLDGDEKVDVIATDETGGIQVFFNADAEGRMPILWTGEPGLEVVGGTFDADGNGLGDYAFFNKSTGSLWIGPSRPDGVSKAVGSVEAPPPLRSGDDDQNGHAVLASPTFVKGSLGQGPFAGVWAVDVDGDGVSELMAAASSGRRSWMTLYRRSGETGRYEGGRSAGFGKGALQFSGPCEGCDREDGAWAAVVLDGGEVKLLHVTAQGEWAVAWSRDVGRGARKIAVLPDGDVAVSISSGVVVLDSGGERPVTGVDREPDWMGAARARGCAGCGGDFAVGYEEGLDVVSGAGGVWSVSRSSGSGFYPTRVATENGAGLWFAGNGTSAQHLSVEYGRPGGLTAVSTKGRILGAAALSGGVALLQENVVEIVGRRCPPAGRGSGAGSGQDGRPGLAVECPEQGREVALPKGEWSAIASGDLDGDGENELVVAPKVGGRWLFMKDEGGPLASSDLGVRAERIFVEDLDGDGLAEIVALMEKEGAMAVIGFDVAGRTLRVRGTAQRGSGMRVLGWAGNGRLVAAGSGSVELVKIEMSDGQIAVKRSGARAVTGLPLGAAEVGMGSGSGGPEPSMGVLIDRADEGRALGLLSGEAAESGCLGAVVRVDADGLAAVDLNGDGRKELIAWSSTSGVVKGYEVRP is encoded by the coding sequence ATGGGACTGACGCTACTTCTTGCTTTAGCGGGAACGCCGGCGTGCAGCGGCGAAGGGCACGGAGGACAGCTTCCGAGTCTGGTTCTACTCACGCCGCGGGTGCGGAACGGTCAGGAGATCAAGGTGCAGGTTCGGTCGTTCGTAGAAGGCGCCGAGGTGACGATCGATGCGTCGGCGCTCGATTCGGAGTTCGGGCCGACCCGAAAGACCGAGGTGCGGACGCGGGAGGACGGTGTTTACGAAGCTGCGTACGTCGTGGCGGCCGAAAATCGAAACGTGGACGGAGCGTATGCGGTTCGCGTCCGCGTGAGGATGCCGGAGGGGGATTTTGCGGCATCGGAGGAGTTCACGGTGAAGCTGGAAAACGGAGCGACGCACGGATGGGTCGTCTCGTTCGAGGCGACCGCGGGAGAGGCGGCGGGGCCGGACGGGTATCGGTCGGTCGGTCGCCTGGTGGTGGCGGCGCGGGAGGACGGTGTTCTGAGGGCGCTTGCGATCCGGTCCCGTCCGGTCGCCGGACCTCAGGCGGGCGGAGGCGCGGTAAAGAGCGAAAGGATGCGGGGGGAATGGCGGCTGGCGAGCGGAGTGGCCGGGAGCGAAGTCTTGGATTTTACACCGGGGGCAACGGCGGACGGACAGCCGAAATGGGACGTCGCTCTGGGCGGAGAGGGTCTTCCCGTCGAAAAAGGGATGCATCGATGGAGTCTCCTCCTGCGGAGAGCCTGCGGCGAGGCTGGAGAGGCGCCGGCGCTTGAGATGAGCGCCGAGGACGTGATGGTCGTAAACGGCGTGGGCCAGGTGATTGAAGTTCAGGGTGTCCCGGTGACGATTAGGATCGAGGAGGCCGTCTCGCTGGTGGAGCGGTGGTCGCTCAGCCTGGCGGCATTCGAAGCGTTTCCAAGAGTCCTGGGTGCAGCCGATTTGGAGAGCAGCGAGTGGGGGGATGAACTCCTGGTGTTCGGTGGGCATGGCGGCCGGCGGATTTCGAGGATCGAGCTGGATGCATCGGCGGGGGCCCGGGAGGCGGGGAGGTGGGAATCGATCAAGGGCCGGAGACTCGTGTCGGCAGCGACGGCAAACCTGGACGGCGACGAGAAGGTTGACGTGATTGCGACGGATGAGACGGGGGGTATTCAGGTGTTTTTCAATGCGGATGCGGAAGGGAGGATGCCAATCCTCTGGACGGGTGAGCCAGGGCTTGAGGTCGTGGGAGGGACTTTCGACGCCGACGGGAATGGTCTTGGCGACTATGCGTTTTTCAACAAATCGACGGGCTCGCTCTGGATTGGGCCGAGCCGGCCTGACGGGGTGAGCAAGGCAGTGGGTTCGGTGGAAGCGCCCCCTCCGCTTCGCTCCGGGGACGACGATCAGAACGGTCATGCGGTCCTTGCGTCGCCGACCTTCGTAAAGGGGTCGCTGGGGCAGGGGCCGTTCGCCGGGGTGTGGGCGGTCGACGTGGACGGCGACGGCGTGAGCGAGCTGATGGCGGCGGCTTCGTCGGGACGTCGGAGCTGGATGACGCTTTACCGGCGATCCGGTGAGACAGGGCGATACGAAGGAGGCCGGTCGGCCGGATTCGGGAAAGGCGCTCTGCAGTTCTCAGGGCCGTGCGAGGGGTGCGACCGGGAGGATGGGGCGTGGGCGGCCGTCGTTCTGGACGGAGGCGAAGTGAAACTCCTGCATGTCACGGCGCAGGGCGAGTGGGCCGTGGCGTGGTCGAGGGATGTGGGGCGCGGAGCGAGGAAGATTGCCGTGCTGCCGGACGGAGATGTGGCGGTATCGATTTCGAGCGGGGTGGTGGTCCTCGATTCCGGGGGTGAGCGCCCCGTAACGGGGGTTGATCGGGAGCCGGATTGGATGGGGGCGGCAAGGGCACGGGGATGCGCGGGTTGCGGGGGGGATTTCGCGGTCGGGTATGAGGAAGGCTTGGACGTCGTCTCAGGGGCGGGCGGGGTCTGGTCGGTGTCAAGGTCCTCGGGGTCAGGATTTTATCCCACGCGCGTGGCCACCGAAAACGGGGCAGGACTTTGGTTTGCTGGGAACGGAACCAGCGCACAGCACCTATCGGTGGAGTATGGCCGGCCGGGCGGACTGACGGCCGTGAGCACGAAAGGGCGGATCCTCGGGGCAGCGGCCTTGAGTGGGGGCGTGGCGCTGCTTCAGGAGAATGTAGTTGAGATTGTGGGACGGCGCTGCCCGCCCGCAGGACGCGGAAGCGGTGCCGGAAGCGGCCAGGATGGCCGACCCGGCTTGGCCGTGGAGTGTCCGGAACAAGGGCGAGAGGTGGCGCTCCCAAAGGGAGAATGGAGCGCGATCGCGAGCGGCGATCTGGACGGCGACGGCGAAAACGAATTGGTTGTGGCCCCGAAGGTTGGGGGAAGGTGGCTTTTCATGAAGGACGAGGGGGGGCCGCTGGCCAGTTCCGATTTGGGCGTCCGTGCGGAGCGGATATTCGTAGAGGACCTCGATGGGGATGGCCTGGCGGAGATCGTTGCGCTTATGGAAAAGGAAGGCGCCATGGCGGTTATCGGCTTCGATGTGGCCGGGCGAACGCTCAGGGTGAGAGGGACCGCCCAGAGGGGTAGCGGGATGCGCGTGTTGGGTTGGGCGGGGAACGGACGGCTTGTGGCGGCGGGCTCGGGTTCTGTCGAGTTGGTCAAAATCGAGATGTCGGATGGACAAATCGCCGTCAAGAGATCGGGGGCAAGGGCGGTCACGGGCCTGCCGCTGGGCGCCGCTGAGGTGGGCATGGGTTCCGGATCGGGCGGACCGGAGCCATCCATGGGGGTCTTGATTGATCGGGCCGATGAGGGCAGGGCCCTGGGTCTCCTGTCCGGGGAGGCCGCGGAGAGCGGATGTCTGGGAGCGGTCGTGCGGGTTGATGCGGACGGCCTGGCAGCGGTGGATCTTAACGGAGATGGACGAAAGGAGCTGATCGCATGGAGTTCAACGAGTGGAGTGGTGAAGGGGTACGAGGTGCGGCCATGA
- a CDS encoding DUF2878 family protein — protein MTAKVARSIGLAAIGGAIGFVAESVHLRARVWTLPEGAPLPVWIAAVYFAGILGANAGFGALERRISQPMLPTGREVGLETTILLTLFAAPAILHAREVALAVVVAAYLAARLVFCRRLGDLMVAAGFMVGDAAIELGLVHLSLFRYTYAAFTPLPLWLAPLWGGLGLSLRRLFAFAAGSGRAGSPTRRP, from the coding sequence GTGACGGCCAAAGTAGCGCGATCGATCGGCCTCGCCGCCATCGGGGGCGCGATCGGTTTCGTTGCGGAGTCCGTCCACCTGCGGGCGCGCGTATGGACGCTTCCGGAAGGAGCCCCGCTTCCTGTGTGGATCGCGGCCGTGTACTTCGCGGGGATCCTCGGCGCGAATGCCGGCTTCGGCGCGCTCGAACGACGCATTTCTCAGCCCATGCTTCCGACGGGCCGCGAGGTCGGCCTCGAGACGACGATCCTGCTCACGCTATTCGCGGCGCCTGCGATCCTTCACGCGCGGGAGGTCGCGTTGGCGGTTGTTGTCGCTGCGTACCTCGCCGCGCGGCTCGTCTTCTGTCGGCGACTCGGCGACCTCATGGTCGCGGCCGGATTCATGGTCGGGGACGCGGCGATCGAACTGGGTCTCGTCCATCTCTCGTTGTTTCGATACACGTACGCCGCCTTCACCCCGCTTCCGTTGTGGCTCGCTCCGTTGTGGGGCGGACTCGGCCTGAGCCTGCGGCGCCTCTTCGCGTTCGCCGCAGGGTCCGGGCGTGCAGGATCGCCCACTCGACGGCCGTGA
- a CDS encoding TraV family lipoprotein codes for MRTLGETYREALSEGTRKEGRAYLDQLQVERPAGFAEPFTPVRRSEESQAYWVEPYFAGEDEAHDGHWMVIIVKGSTWNSDLVLQKGLLALPGPTMPKPPRAMADEGTMNGGIK; via the coding sequence ATGAGGACGCTGGGCGAGACGTACCGGGAGGCCCTTTCGGAAGGGACGCGCAAAGAGGGGCGGGCTTACCTGGACCAACTCCAGGTGGAGCGCCCGGCCGGGTTTGCCGAGCCGTTTACGCCCGTGAGAAGGAGCGAGGAGAGCCAAGCGTACTGGGTCGAGCCGTATTTTGCCGGGGAGGACGAGGCGCACGACGGCCACTGGATGGTGATCATCGTGAAAGGGAGTACATGGAATTCCGACCTGGTGCTGCAGAAGGGTCTGCTGGCGCTGCCGGGACCCACGATGCCGAAGCCTCCGAGAGCGATGGCGGACGAAGGGACGATGAACGGGGGCATCAAGTAA
- a CDS encoding DUF1768 domain-containing protein, with product MRTMLKVYTSRVGYTGPLPLDVTIKSAGEMGRAFAPTSWDMVLGAKSGRIPHDQYRTWYEDVLDKSRKAQPWHWENLLGLPRVVLMCYCTSPLNCHRRYLSEYLMKTFGASYQGEVPVNGSDLPERFPFSNFQPVPVSHEGILYPSVEHYYQAMKTLDLAERRRIAQLPTPGMAKTAGKKLFHRRDWERVKIEVMRDGLKKKFSPGSAYLAALLRTGSDEVVESNRWHDVFWGRCICLQHNGAGENQLGQLLMELRTEARSAGMNA from the coding sequence TTGCGCACCATGCTGAAGGTCTACACCAGTCGTGTAGGGTACACGGGCCCCTTGCCGCTCGACGTCACGATCAAGTCGGCGGGAGAGATGGGGCGCGCGTTTGCACCGACGAGTTGGGACATGGTCCTGGGTGCAAAGAGCGGCCGCATTCCTCACGATCAGTACCGAACTTGGTACGAGGACGTCCTCGACAAGAGCCGGAAGGCGCAGCCGTGGCACTGGGAGAATCTCCTCGGGCTGCCCCGGGTGGTGCTCATGTGTTACTGCACCTCCCCCTTGAATTGCCACCGACGATATCTGAGCGAATACCTCATGAAAACGTTCGGGGCATCGTATCAAGGTGAGGTGCCGGTAAACGGCAGCGATCTTCCGGAAAGGTTTCCATTCAGCAACTTCCAGCCTGTGCCGGTGAGCCACGAGGGGATTTTGTATCCCAGCGTGGAGCACTACTACCAGGCGATGAAGACGCTGGACCTGGCGGAGCGGAGACGCATCGCCCAGCTGCCCACGCCGGGAATGGCGAAGACGGCGGGGAAGAAGCTCTTCCACCGTCGGGATTGGGAACGGGTCAAGATCGAGGTCATGCGCGATGGCCTCAAGAAGAAGTTCTCGCCGGGGTCGGCCTATCTGGCGGCGCTCCTGAGAACAGGCAGTGATGAGGTGGTCGAATCGAACCGGTGGCACGATGTGTTCTGGGGACGGTGCATCTGTCTCCAGCACAACGGTGCCGGGGAGAACCAGCTTGGTCAGCTGCTCATGGAGCTCCGCACGGAGGCGCGATCGGCGGGGATGAACGCGTGA
- a CDS encoding DUF1273 family protein: MKQPDVADAKGSQGSSHGQIVMASFESAAVTKRDILQWAGKGSEGIILAVTGHRPDKIGGYDETHPTRRAVRTGIRKVLEGISPTVALSGMALGVDQDFAEECISLGIPFVAVVPFRGQENVWRGYARERWRNLLRQAVAVVNVSPPPYAGWKLQRRNEWMVDRCDALLAVYDGSPGGTRNCVEYAEKRRFSAERLHILRPGDCVESQSVPAVMPAEYQTACAPC; this comes from the coding sequence ATGAAGCAACCTGATGTCGCAGACGCAAAAGGCAGTCAGGGCAGTAGTCATGGACAGATCGTCATGGCGTCGTTTGAGTCGGCCGCGGTGACGAAGCGGGATATCCTCCAATGGGCCGGAAAGGGCTCGGAGGGGATCATCCTTGCGGTTACCGGTCACCGGCCGGACAAGATCGGTGGCTACGACGAAACGCACCCCACAAGAAGGGCCGTAAGGACGGGGATCCGGAAGGTGCTCGAAGGCATTTCGCCGACGGTTGCGCTGAGCGGAATGGCGCTCGGCGTCGACCAGGATTTTGCCGAAGAGTGCATTTCCTTGGGGATCCCGTTCGTGGCGGTCGTTCCGTTTCGCGGTCAGGAAAACGTCTGGCGCGGCTACGCGCGCGAGCGGTGGCGGAACCTGCTGAGGCAGGCCGTCGCCGTCGTGAACGTGAGCCCGCCGCCCTACGCCGGCTGGAAGCTCCAGCGGCGGAACGAATGGATGGTGGACCGATGCGATGCGCTCCTTGCCGTGTACGACGGGTCTCCCGGCGGCACGCGCAACTGCGTTGAATACGCCGAAAAGAGGCGGTTCAGTGCGGAAAGGCTGCACATCCTCCGACCGGGGGACTGTGTGGAATCGCAGAGTGTTCCGGCGGTCATGCCGGCGGAATACCAAACGGCTTGCGCACCATGCTGA
- a CDS encoding TraB/VirB10 family protein translates to MEEGERGKTGGDAGSMPGSYDSSPHRLRREAEGAPVGSGAEDGTEISGSCAVGESNPGPASVAAQDPHNYSHRRPRSNAEWTERMDLTLKTHGLSRRQAVVGAGLVLAALMAIITAGRATGEAPPLDVLKEGVVGGAEAQPTGKAVQAAVNLPPVLGGAEGIEGETPAKPEEDPVARWRAMGAEAEAAGGEQRAVVRAGSGFDSAQNADALINREKMKDMERRLEESEESRHQLELSLMKEIAELKNKAEGGRSITTISGSGGASGSEGHAGHEGMAEARPVGRGKIIVNPSAGAASDESGVYFPSGSFAAGVLLTGALAPDTDQQLPYPLLVRLQGSFVGPNRFKIPAHGCFALGRASGRAVARRAEIQVFQMSCVYEDGTSMDRKINGWVSGEDGILGVPGIVENHDGLYIAGTIAARTAQAFSQAIAASQLTTQLTPLGGAQQKVDGSLVSYGFSSAGAGFFDSLAKIMEERIRRNVPVIRVEPGKEIHVVLAQGFEGMPPDLALPVH, encoded by the coding sequence GTGGAAGAAGGAGAAAGGGGCAAGACGGGTGGCGACGCGGGATCGATGCCGGGATCCTATGATTCTTCTCCTCATCGTCTCCGGAGAGAAGCGGAGGGGGCGCCGGTCGGTTCGGGAGCGGAGGATGGAACCGAGATTAGCGGGTCGTGCGCTGTCGGAGAGAGCAACCCGGGACCTGCGTCGGTGGCGGCGCAGGATCCCCATAACTATTCCCATCGCCGTCCCCGGAGCAACGCAGAGTGGACGGAAAGAATGGACCTCACACTGAAAACCCACGGGCTTTCACGCCGGCAGGCGGTCGTGGGCGCAGGTCTTGTGCTGGCGGCCCTTATGGCGATCATCACGGCCGGGCGGGCAACCGGAGAGGCGCCGCCACTGGACGTTCTGAAGGAGGGCGTCGTAGGCGGTGCCGAGGCGCAGCCTACGGGGAAGGCTGTCCAAGCCGCGGTGAATTTGCCGCCCGTGCTGGGCGGCGCGGAGGGAATTGAGGGAGAGACGCCGGCGAAGCCGGAGGAGGATCCGGTAGCACGGTGGCGAGCGATGGGCGCCGAGGCTGAAGCGGCGGGAGGCGAGCAGAGGGCGGTAGTAAGAGCCGGAAGTGGGTTCGACTCCGCTCAGAATGCGGATGCGCTGATCAACCGGGAGAAAATGAAGGATATGGAGCGACGCCTTGAGGAGTCGGAGGAGTCGAGGCACCAGCTGGAACTCTCCCTCATGAAGGAGATCGCCGAGCTGAAGAACAAGGCGGAGGGTGGGCGATCCATCACAACCATTTCAGGGAGCGGCGGGGCGTCCGGTTCGGAAGGCCACGCAGGCCACGAGGGCATGGCGGAGGCGCGACCGGTCGGGAGAGGGAAAATTATTGTGAACCCGAGCGCGGGCGCGGCTTCGGACGAGAGCGGCGTGTACTTTCCGAGCGGAAGTTTCGCGGCAGGCGTGCTGCTGACGGGTGCGCTCGCCCCGGATACGGATCAGCAGCTGCCGTACCCGCTGCTCGTGCGTCTGCAGGGTTCGTTCGTGGGACCGAACCGATTCAAGATTCCGGCGCACGGGTGTTTCGCGCTGGGGCGGGCGAGCGGCCGGGCGGTGGCGAGGCGCGCGGAGATCCAGGTGTTTCAGATGAGCTGCGTCTATGAGGACGGGACGTCGATGGACCGCAAGATCAACGGCTGGGTGTCGGGCGAAGACGGCATCCTGGGGGTGCCGGGTATTGTGGAGAACCATGACGGCCTGTACATCGCGGGGACGATTGCCGCCCGGACCGCGCAGGCGTTTTCGCAGGCGATTGCGGCGTCGCAGCTGACGACGCAGCTCACGCCGCTGGGCGGCGCTCAGCAGAAGGTGGACGGAAGTCTCGTGTCTTACGGGTTTTCGAGCGCGGGCGCGGGTTTCTTCGACTCGCTCGCAAAGATTATGGAAGAAAGGATCCGTCGCAACGTTCCGGTCATCAGAGTGGAACCGGGAAAGGAGATTCATGTCGTACTGGCTCAAGGTTTCGAGGGGATGCCCCCCGATCTGGCTCTTCCTGTGCACTAG
- a CDS encoding site-specific DNA-methyltransferase produces MKQKKHKPSTYVASVRHKDKRANIPTKELRDFVKEDEEKPKKVLYPRDPSLDPQLVWKGKDEQDQHPLEVPAVPIYIQEKIHPQAIIEQVRAEARKDAPGQAELFADFNGIKFEDLVDFYRHKDGVNWANRMILGDSLLVMTSLAEKEGLKGKVQCIYFDPPYGINFGSNWQVSTRKRDVKDGKAEDTTRQPEQIRAFRDTWKLGIHSYLAYLRDRLTAARELLTESGSIFVQIGDENVHLVRCVMDEVFGSENAVVSIIVKKKGATTETDPVNDFLLWFAKDREHLRTRRLFLDRPTPEDDTKFNTLISPKGKHVRVKDCEEGEVATLLAEGYKWARVNWPLVSQDPSPRSQDFVWNGKRFQCGKTRHWTYDPETQMERLAIADRLFDGGGESLGGVVYWDDWPFIASSNIWEDVKGEEEAIYVVQTSRKIIERCLLVTTDPGDLVLDPTCGSGTTAYVAEQWGRRWITIDTSRVAIALARTRLMAAKYPYFLLSDSPEGIRREAELTGKVPLEYKTENDIKKGFVYKRVPHVTLKSIANNPDIKEGMTREQIDATIARHAETEYLYDQPYEDGKRIRVTGPFTVESLSPHRVLATDTERPTSEVAGRKDSSVGQFEPMIIENLGKAGVQNRVKNERLTFDRLEPFAGTWLHAVGEYAENGKRRRVAVSIGPEHGTVGPEQVKEAAKEAVQGVGYDLLVVCGFAFDPHVSEEAKRYGKLTVLTARMNPDLAMGDELLKKTGAGNLFMVFGEPDLDVTKKDDKVIVTIKGLDVYDPTTGQIRSNSTADIACWFIDTNYNGESFFVRHAYFTGAGEPYDKLKRALRADIDESAWTALYRTVSLPFEKPKTGKIAIKVINHYGDEVLKLFPLK; encoded by the coding sequence TTGAAACAGAAGAAACACAAACCTTCCACCTACGTCGCATCCGTCCGCCACAAGGACAAGCGGGCGAATATCCCGACGAAAGAACTGCGGGACTTCGTCAAGGAGGACGAGGAAAAGCCAAAGAAGGTACTGTATCCCCGCGACCCGTCCCTCGATCCTCAGTTGGTTTGGAAGGGGAAGGACGAGCAGGATCAGCACCCGCTGGAGGTTCCGGCTGTTCCCATATACATCCAGGAGAAGATCCACCCGCAGGCCATCATCGAGCAGGTGCGCGCCGAGGCGCGGAAGGACGCGCCGGGCCAGGCGGAACTTTTCGCGGATTTCAACGGGATCAAGTTCGAGGATTTGGTGGACTTCTACCGGCACAAGGACGGTGTCAACTGGGCCAACCGAATGATTCTTGGTGATTCTCTTCTGGTAATGACCTCCCTCGCCGAAAAGGAGGGACTGAAGGGCAAGGTGCAGTGTATCTACTTCGATCCTCCCTACGGGATCAATTTCGGCTCGAACTGGCAGGTCTCCACCCGCAAACGCGACGTCAAAGACGGGAAAGCCGAGGACACCACCCGCCAGCCCGAACAAATCCGGGCCTTCCGCGACACATGGAAACTCGGCATCCATTCCTATCTCGCCTACCTCCGCGACCGGCTCACCGCCGCCCGCGAACTCCTCACCGAAAGCGGCAGCATCTTCGTCCAAATCGGTGATGAAAACGTCCACCTCGTGCGCTGCGTGATGGACGAAGTGTTTGGAAGCGAGAATGCAGTAGTATCCATCATCGTTAAGAAGAAAGGAGCGACGACTGAAACCGACCCAGTTAATGATTTCCTGCTCTGGTTTGCCAAAGATCGTGAGCATCTAAGGACGAGACGGCTCTTTCTGGACCGGCCAACGCCAGAGGACGACACCAAGTTCAACACGTTGATCTCACCAAAAGGAAAGCACGTTCGCGTAAAGGACTGCGAGGAAGGCGAGGTCGCGACACTCTTAGCAGAGGGTTACAAATGGGCGCGAGTAAATTGGCCGCTTGTTAGCCAAGATCCAAGTCCTCGCAGTCAAGACTTCGTCTGGAACGGTAAGCGGTTTCAATGCGGCAAAACCCGTCACTGGACATACGACCCAGAAACACAAATGGAGCGTCTCGCAATTGCAGATCGTTTGTTTGACGGCGGAGGCGAATCGCTTGGCGGTGTTGTCTATTGGGATGACTGGCCATTTATTGCGTCTTCAAACATTTGGGAAGATGTAAAAGGTGAGGAAGAAGCCATTTACGTTGTTCAAACATCTCGCAAGATTATTGAGCGTTGCCTTCTCGTTACGACCGACCCCGGCGACCTGGTGCTCGACCCGACGTGCGGCAGCGGCACGACGGCGTATGTGGCGGAGCAGTGGGGACGGCGCTGGATCACGATCGACACCAGCCGCGTCGCCATCGCGCTGGCGCGCACCCGCCTGATGGCCGCCAAGTATCCGTATTTCCTCCTTTCCGATTCGCCCGAAGGTATCAGAAGAGAGGCGGAGTTGACCGGCAAAGTCCCACTGGAATACAAAACGGAGAACGACATCAAGAAGGGCTTTGTCTACAAGCGCGTCCCGCACGTCACGCTCAAGTCCATCGCCAACAATCCCGACATCAAAGAGGGGATGACTCGCGAGCAGATAGACGCCACCATCGCCCGCCACGCCGAGACCGAATACCTCTACGACCAGCCTTACGAAGACGGCAAACGCATCCGCGTCACCGGCCCGTTCACGGTCGAAAGCCTGTCACCGCATCGCGTCCTCGCCACCGACACCGAACGCCCGACCTCCGAAGTCGCCGGGCGGAAAGACAGCTCCGTCGGCCAGTTCGAACCGATGATCATCGAAAATCTGGGAAAGGCAGGCGTACAGAACCGCGTAAAAAATGAGCGGCTGACTTTCGACCGCCTTGAACCCTTCGCCGGAACATGGCTTCACGCGGTGGGCGAATACGCTGAGAATGGGAAGCGTCGCCGCGTAGCCGTCTCCATCGGACCGGAGCACGGTACGGTTGGGCCGGAGCAGGTGAAGGAAGCTGCCAAGGAGGCCGTTCAAGGCGTGGGGTATGATTTGCTGGTCGTATGCGGCTTTGCTTTCGACCCCCATGTTTCTGAAGAAGCAAAACGTTATGGCAAACTCACTGTCCTGACCGCACGCATGAATCCCGACCTCGCCATGGGTGACGAACTATTGAAGAAGACAGGTGCCGGCAACCTTTTCATGGTTTTCGGTGAACCGGATCTCGACGTCACCAAGAAGGACGACAAGGTCATCGTGACCATCAAGGGGCTGGATGTTTACGACCCGACCACGGGTCAGATTCGAAGCAACTCTACGGCCGACATCGCCTGCTGGTTCATCGACACGAACTACAACGGCGAGAGCTTCTTCGTACGCCACGCCTATTTCACCGGTGCGGGTGAACCCTACGACAAGTTGAAGCGGGCCTTGCGTGCCGACATCGACGAATCCGCTTGGACCGCCCTCTATCGCACCGTGAGTCTCCCGTTCGAGAAACCGAAAACCGGCAAGATCGCCATCAAAGTCATCAACCACTACGGCGACGAAGTCCTGAAGTTGTTTCCTCTGAAATGA
- a CDS encoding glycogen/starch/alpha-glucan phosphorylase has protein sequence MSLGDSFKIRTRASRGRGAITIGSNLFTSPAKEAYGTGNMKSVMNGALTIGTIEAAADPFLFGLTAVEWAILHARTLRRTRRGAAGSGRVRPTTERATTEAG, from the coding sequence ATGAGCCTCGGGGACTCTTTCAAGATTCGCACCCGAGCGTCGCGCGGGCGAGGCGCAATCACGATTGGTTCCAATCTCTTCACCTCTCCGGCAAAGGAGGCGTACGGCACGGGGAACATGAAATCCGTCATGAACGGCGCCCTGACGATCGGGACGATCGAGGCTGCGGCGGACCCCTTCCTCTTCGGCCTCACGGCCGTCGAGTGGGCGATCCTGCACGCCCGGACCCTGCGGCGAACGCGAAGAGGCGCCGCAGGCTCAGGCCGAGTCCGCCCCACAACGGAGCGAGCCACAACGGAAGCGGGGTGA
- a CDS encoding TIGR02391 family protein, with product MAKSLLDIAPEPKAIFDVTPEELAGVVLEYLNSLSDNERGQLNRNNFSLHVQDTYRRVSRNLEPKISEAYMEAWVWLEREGMIAPTPGRQGEWVFLTRKGRQYQNPTDLSAYRIAASLPREMLHSLVAEKAWPLFMRAEYDTAVFQAFKEVEVAVRKAGGFALTDIGVDLMRKAFNPTDGPFADHSRPAPEREAVAHLFAGSIGLFKNPHSHRNEPITNVQEAFEMLVIAGHLLRILDSRSESPKAGPRGS from the coding sequence ATGGCGAAATCATTGCTCGACATAGCCCCCGAGCCGAAAGCCATATTCGACGTGACGCCCGAAGAACTGGCGGGAGTCGTGCTGGAATATTTGAATTCCCTGTCTGATAACGAGCGTGGGCAACTCAACCGGAACAATTTCAGTTTGCATGTCCAAGACACCTACAGGCGAGTCTCTCGCAATCTCGAACCGAAGATTTCCGAGGCGTACATGGAAGCATGGGTGTGGCTGGAACGGGAAGGAATGATCGCTCCGACCCCAGGCCGACAGGGAGAATGGGTTTTCTTAACGCGGAAGGGCCGACAATATCAGAACCCGACAGACCTCTCAGCCTACCGGATCGCAGCCTCGCTCCCGAGGGAGATGCTCCATTCCCTTGTTGCAGAAAAAGCGTGGCCCCTGTTCATGAGGGCCGAATATGACACCGCCGTTTTCCAAGCGTTCAAGGAAGTGGAAGTAGCGGTGAGAAAGGCAGGTGGCTTTGCCCTAACCGATATTGGGGTGGACCTAATGCGAAAGGCATTCAACCCAACGGATGGGCCATTCGCCGATCACTCGCGACCTGCCCCCGAGCGGGAGGCTGTGGCGCATTTGTTTGCCGGATCCATCGGTTTGTTCAAGAACCCTCACAGCCATCGAAACGAACCGATCACAAATGTCCAGGAGGCATTTGAAATGCTGGTAATTGCCGGCCACCTCCTGCGGATTCTTGATTCTCGCTCAGAGTCACCAAAGGCAGGGCCTCGTGGCTCGTGA